The sequence CGGTCCCCGACCCGACCATCTCGGTGATCCGGCGCCCGTCCTCGGCGCCGCACAGCCCCTCGTCGGCCCACTCCCGTACGAGGCGGCCCATGGCCCGCAGAAAGAACCGGGCGCCGGTCACATACAGCTCGGGCAGCCCGCGGGCGCCCGAGGAGAACAGCAGCTTGCCGAACGGCGCCCGGCCGAGCGTGTCCTCGGGGCGGGGTCCGGCGTCGGCGTACACATGGGCGTGCACCGCGGCGAGCTCCGCCGCCCGCCGGTGGTGCGGCACCCGCGGCAGCAGGACAAGGGCCGAGCCGATGCCGGCCGTGGCGCGCAGGAAGCCCGCCAGCGGCCGCGGATCGGGGCAGTGCAGCTGCACCGGCAGACCGGTCGCCACCGCGCTCCACAGCAGATGCCGTACGAGCGCGGGCTCTCCCAGCCGCTCCCCCGGACGGCGGCCGCGCAGCCAGCGTTCCGCGGCGCGCCGTACCTCCCCGGCCTCGGGTGCGTGCCCGTCGCAGTGGGTGGCGCCGGAGGCGAAGGCGGTGGTGTGCTGGGCCGCGGCGTACAGGGCCTCGGCGGTGTAGCCGAGGAAGGAGTCGACGCTGCCGGAGGTGTCGGCGACCTGCTCGGCGAGCGGTTCGAGCCGGACGACCTCGTGGGCCCAGGCTTCGGCGGCGGTGGCCAGTTCGCCGGCCGAGGTCAGGTCGCCGGGGGCGCCGGCCTCCAGCAGGAACGTGCCGATGCCGGAGCCGCGCAGCAGCAGACGGCCGGCCCGGTAGGCGCCGACCTCACGCCTGCGGGCCAGGTAGCGGGCGGGTGGGCACTGCGGTTCCAGGCCGAGCAGCGGGGGGCACCAGCGGCGTATCGCCAGGCCGGTGAAGCTGTCGAAGTAGCT is a genomic window of Streptomyces sp. Edi2 containing:
- a CDS encoding amidohydrolase, producing MDGLPPLIDQHSHGVVHGELGLGSFETHLAAAVGAHGPAPAGTSYFDSFTGLAIRRWCPPLLGLEPQCPPARYLARRREVGAYRAGRLLLRGSGIGTFLLEAGAPGDLTSAGELATAAEAWAHEVVRLEPLAEQVADTSGSVDSFLGYTAEALYAAAQHTTAFASGATHCDGHAPEAGEVRRAAERWLRGRRPGERLGEPALVRHLLWSAVATGLPVQLHCPDPRPLAGFLRATAGIGSALVLLPRVPHHRRAAELAAVHAHVYADAGPRPEDTLGRAPFGKLLFSSGARGLPELYVTGARFFLRAMGRLVREWADEGLCGAEDGRRITEMVGSGTARRIYRLSAEAG